DNA sequence from the Phoenix dactylifera cultivar Barhee BC4 chromosome 13, palm_55x_up_171113_PBpolish2nd_filt_p, whole genome shotgun sequence genome:
TCTTCCTGTTCTCTATTATTTAAACTGATAAGAAAAAACTTGCCAACTAATAGCTTGAGTCATACAGATGTACCAAAACTTGCTAGCAAGTGCATGTATATAAGCAAGCAAAAAGATCTGATATGACTCTGaaaatcactaatgatacactAGTATGGACACTTTTATGAAACAGAAAATTCACTGCACTGGAAACATCATATATCAAAGATCTAAAAGGTGAAGCCCCACATATACAAGATGAACTTATATGATGCCTGGATCATTTCACTACAAGAGTACAACTTGATTTTTTCCTTGGGCTTTCATTCTGAAAAGCAAATACTTTCGTGTTGTCTGAAAAGTATGGATCAAACTGAAGCATATGGTTGTTCATAGGCAATCATGATGATCAATTGTTAAAAGATAGGAAGTCCTTAAAGCCCTGATAGATTAAGAATGAAGTGTAAATCAATGTGTCTCAATGAGATTATGACTCTTTAATGAGACAACATTTCATTTTGATTCTTCAATTCATAATTTGTGCCCTGCAAAAGCTTAAAGAACCAATCAAGTGTCTCTCTAACCTCCAACCAGCCTCCAAAGTTTCAAGGCAGGTCTGTCTCTTTCCTAAACTTACCTCTGCTAGGAATTCAGCATTTGATTCTTTGATAGTTGATGTTAAGTTGGCAAAAGGTATAGAAATTTGCTCAATGTTTTGATCCATGATGTGCCCCAATTGAATAAATAGCATAGGTTTTGGATAATGATGACAACAACAATGATGATGGTTCCAACTGTCAGatagaataaaaaagaaaaagtaatcCATGCAATCTATCATTGTGGTCTTCTCAGTCACAATTAAATTTAACATGAATCAAACAAGCCTAGGCTAGCACATCTATCATCTCCATTTTGGAAACTCTGGGCCCTTTCTCCACCACTCAACCTCCTCCCTATTTTTGCACTCGAGCCCCACTTCTTCCATTTCTGCACGCACTTTCAATCTCTAGCGTAACTATTAAATTTTTTATACTATAAAAGGGGTGAAACAGATGCTTTACCTTCAACTCCTTCACACCAAATGTGACATCCACGGCATCCCCGACATGTGTATACTGCAAGAACTCCTCTGCAGGATCAATCCAGAGCTGCGTGTGCAACGCCGAATCACTATTATCTACAACCACAACCAACATGAAAAACAAATCATCTCCTATAAACACACATAAAAAGAAATCATATGGCAATTGAGTCCCAAAAGCGAACACCTTTAGTCGGATCAATGTAACTCCGGAGCTCCACGGCCTTCCCCCCAATATCACCCCCATCAACAGGCGGCACTGCCAAAGGCTCGGTCGCGATGACAGTGATCTCCTGCAGCGACGACTGGAAATTGGCGAGCAGCCGGGCGAGGTCACGCGGCCTCACGACAAGGCTGCTGGGGAAGCGCCGCCGGTCGAGAGACAGCTGCTGGATTTCGGGCTCTACGTTGCAGCTGATCCAATACGTCTTCCTCACACCTGGAAAACCAACCAAACAAGGGTCAATCGAAGAGAGATGAATGGGAAGAGGAGGAAAGCAACAGTAGTAGTAGTACCGTTAAGGCAATGGAGGGACCACTGGAGCTTGGGGGACTcgggggaggggaggagggcgGAGAGGCGGTCGAGGGAGACCACGGGGGTGCGGAGGATGGAGCAGACCGACTTGAGGAGGACGCTGCATTGGATGATCGAAGGCGAGGAGAGAGAGTAGACGTCGAAGAAGTCGGGCTTGAAGGAGATGGTCTGGTACGCGGTCCGCGATGAATTCAGGGTGTGCAGCTCCAACTGTTTGAGAAGAAAACAGGGGGGAAAAaaatcagagagagagagagggaaagagggaGACAGAGAGAGGCGTAGAGGACTTTGGAGGGGGAGGCCTGGACGACGAGCTCGGTGCCGACGCGCGCGAGGCAAGTGATGGAGCGGTTGAAGCTCCTGAGGGCGTTCCCGCTCAGGGTGAGCTCCATCTGAGACTCGGGGAAGCAACCCTTCCCCAAACACCATTTATAATTTATAGTATAATCTTCCCGAAAACAacatttataatttattactATTTATTTAAAGGTTTATAGATAATGATTACAATTTCCAGCAAACCCTTTTTCAAGCCTCACAAATAAAAATGCAAATGGGTTGGTTCATGCCGGGTCATGAGCGAACCTGACCCAGCCTGATTATCTATTCGGATTCTAATTTTGAACTTAGACtcattttaataaaaagttAGATTGGATTAATTCGAATGCATGGCTACAATTTTTGATCCAACGATTTATTCATGTCTTTATATAATTCAGACCCAACCTAAAAAAATTGGTTTCGGTTTGGAACAAAAGATTGAACTTGACATAGCAGTATAATTGTAAAATGAAATTGGACAGAAATTTGTCTGCCACTTCCATGAGAAAGTGGTTTGCCTTCATAATGCCCCAAGCGTGTCGAACCTCGGCCTAGGTGGAAGCCCCAGTACCTTGCTCAATGCCGAAAGGGTCACTGCCGCCACCGTCGATGGCAACGGTAGCGAAGTCGCACAAATGGCGAAGTCGCACTGCCTCCTCCAGTTCTCTGAGGGAGAGCTGCTGATCCACGTCCTGACTCAAGGATGAGGAGGAGATGGTCGCGAACACAAATGGCGGCGAAGGATCAGTCGACCTCTAGCGCTCCTCCTGCGCTTGGGGCGGCGGAGCGTACCCTTCTCCATAGCCACCACGGCTGCCTCTGCCATCACCCCGTCCTTTGCCTCCTCCACCTCTACCGCCTCGGCCTCCTCCTCGCTGGCCAGAGGACGGAGCTTCGGGTTGCGCCTCCCTATAGTAATCGCCACCTCTCTAACGGCCGCCACGCCTCGACATCCGGCTACCGAGTTCAAAGTAGAAGACAGTGTACAGAGAATGGTAGAGGAAATGTCAGAGAGTTGGAGAACCGGAGAACTGGTGGAGAGAACAGGTGGGCCGGAGCTCTGGGCAGGCCTTAAGCCCCAACTCTGGGCCGGGCCGAGTCACGGACTTGTTTTGTAAGACAATAATTTCAATTGTTTGGttcgggtctaaacaggtcacAAGTCAACCCGACTCATTTACATCCTTAACCACAAATATTTCAAGAGACCTGAATTGCCCAAGCTTCTCATCATCGACAGCTTTAAGTTGAAGTATTTGTGTCAGCATATAATGAGAATTTACTAGTGGATGTGCGCATCAGGGATGGATAATCCTAATTTAGCCACTGCTATGTGGTAATTGCCTTCATTTGAAATCAAATGTTCAGAAAATGACAGCGGCATCTTGAAAGACAAATGTTCAGCCAAACAGCAACCAGTTTTGATTTCTGTTGTATACCGAGAGCACCGAAAAAAATCTCTCCAAGACTCACCACTATCTCACAAGGCAAAATGGTACTCCCCCTAACCAATGTGAAATTTATCCCGAGTTAAGGAGATTAAAGCAACGAGAGCTCATCGATACCATGAGTTCTGACATCAATGTTTTACAAGCAAGAGAGAGTAATAGCAGTTCTTCCTGACATAAATTACCCTGTAAATTTGTTCCTCTGGCAAACAATGAACAATAGGTTGCCATGTTGTCTTCCTAAAATTAGTCAATGAATACATCACAGTCGGCGAGGAGAAAGCAGAAATAGGCAAATCCAAGGCCAAATGGATGACAAAACCGCCTGAGAAACTAAGTTTGTGACTTatcaagcaactcactcaaTCCCATGGAAGGATGGCAAGACAGCCACGAGCGGGTCTCCATAGCCAACTGCTTCTGTAAGTCGAAGAAATTTGGATAGTCAGTTTGGGTAAGTATCACAGAGGTTAAAGAAGTCTTAAGCACCACTGCACTGcagaaagaaaaattcaaaaggaaTGATAACCAAGTTGTAGATACCAATTTAGACGACAACATAATCCAATCTCTTATATTCATGTGCTATGTTATGTCAGCAAGCGTTACAGAAGTGCTCATCCCACAGAAATAAAAGCAGCAAGAAAAAAGAGAACATCGACATGATGTATCAGATTTCGATATTAAGTTACACAGCATTATGACTTGATCCAAGCAGCAATTTTTATCCTAACTAGACCAATATGTTCACTAGTTAAATTTTTTCTCAGTTACATTATGAATACCTACCAGAAAAAAATTCCAGCACAGGCTTCCAGCATATCTCTATGATACTTTGTATAGGAAGTAGCCAAGCATAACAATTGGTTTGTTGCTGATCCAGCAAAAAAATATGGTAGTGTCACAATTCCAACTGATGAGACCAGTAAGAAATGAATGCCTGATCCAATTATCCATCTGGCTGCCTTTAGTTTTGAACTTCAGACCGCCAATTTCATCATGCTGCACTCCAACCATCCCATGAATATTGTGGTTGTCCCCACCCAGCAAATATTTTAACCTCCTGTTATCCCCTCCCCAATAATGCAACCCCTACCCACCAACACAGCCCCATGCAGTGGCTGCAGGGGTAATGAGGTCTGATGATCCCCAGTGGTGACGACAAGTGTCAGTTTGAGGGGTAGCGTATGAGGAATGGTAACAGAGTAGGGGTTGTGGTAGGAGTTCCAATAGgcagtttctctctctctcccctcaagCTGTTTTCCAAAAGCAAGAAGGGATAACTGGGAGTATAGGTATGCTAAATATTTTGCCATTTCGTCTCCCCTCTCTAGTTGGATCTTAGCAAAGATGAAAATCCGGCCCATAAAAAAATACATTCATTTTTGGGAGAATTAATGGGGAAGCATATCAGCACTCTTTTTACTGTCTCTTTCTTCTCGCCTATATTTTTTGGTAAGAATTTCTCTTTTCTATCTTGATTGCTTGATTTGTTTGTCCCTCTCCAATCATACATCAATTAAACCATTCAAAATCAActgtcatttaatttatttatttatattgttgCAGTCATTCATGTTAAAATCTCCCAGCCCCATACGGTAATATTTCACTTTAACTTTTAAGTCTCCCTCTCTCACACACTCAACATCATCCATTTAATACAATACTATTTCTTGttcaaataatatcatttttaaTATCCTGTGTTAACGcaattcaaaattttatattcatattttaccTTTTCCCTCAAATGTGCATTGCGCGTGCTTTGTTTTTAGCAATACCCATTGAAAGAAATTTAATTGTTGGCAGAGTTGGAGATTCAAAGATTACCTCCATCCTGGCAGAGGACCTTTACGACCTCCCCAGCCACATCTGACTGCACAAAAAAGATTCAATAGGCATGAGAAATGAATGGATGTTTATTAGTTAATGAAACAGTGATAAGGAATAGGGAGGAATGGCCCACTTTAACAGGAAGTTCATTGCCAAACTGATCCAAGAAGCCAATGATTTGCCCTTCTTTAATTACG
Encoded proteins:
- the LOC103707275 gene encoding cell cycle checkpoint control protein RAD9A, with product MELTLSGNALRSFNRSITCLARVGTELVVQASPSKLELHTLNSSRTAYQTISFKPDFFDVYSLSSPSIIQCSVLLKSVCSILRTPVVSLDRLSALLPSPESPKLQWSLHCLNGVRKTYWISCNVEPEIQQLSLDRRRFPSSLVVRPRDLARLLANFQSSLQEITVIATEPLAVPPVDGGDIGGKAVELRSYIDPTKDNSDSALHTQLWIDPAEEFLQYTHVGDAVDVTFGVKELKAFLSFCEGCEVDIHLFFDKAGEPILMAPRFGFDDGSNSDFDATLVLATMLVSQLNEVNTTDCPSVPQGPQSQHAKAANASTVEHPSDHTKIWSDLSGTAARSSEDTRERQAQMEMNPSCSMQNDIQRLNAMNILLPAQQNAPIQQPMETDHEDEPQDRAAANINSYSQHHPSNWVGAGDDDNEEDEDEMYVQSTPHYDD